TCAAGATCCTAGCAGTGTTCGTGGTGCTGATTCTTATCGTCGCCTATGCAACCTGGGTAGAGCGCAAGGTGATTGGTCACATGCAGACCCGACTCGGTCCCATGCAGACAGGTTGGCATGGTTTGCTGCAACCGATTGCAGACGGGCTGAAGTTGTTCTTTAAAGAAGATATTATTCCTGCGGAAGCATCCAAGGTTCCTTTTGTCCTGGCGCCAATGATGATCCTGGTGCCTGCCTTCATTACTGTCGCAGTTGTGCCCTTTGGTCCGGACATGGAGGTCTTTGGCTATCTGGTGCCCCTGCAGATTACCGACCTCAATGTGGGCATCCTGTATGTCCTGGCCATGGCTGGTCTGGGTGTTTATGGTATCGTCCTGGCGGGTTGGGCTTCCAATAGCAAATACTCGCTGCTTGGAGGAATTCGCTCTTCCGCCCAAATGGTATCCTACGAACTGGCCGCTGGGCTTTCTATTGTTGCTGTCTTTATGCTGGCTGAGACCCTGAGTCTGCGTGGTATCGTTGAGGCCCAGTCTGGCGCCCATCCCCTCTTCTCCTTCCTGCCGAACTGGTACATTCTGTCCCAGCCACTCGCTTTTGCCCTCTTTGTAGTAGGGTCTTTGGCTGAAATCAACCGGACGCCTTTCGACCTGCCAGAGGCCGAAACAGAGCTGGTCTCGGGTTTCTGCACGGAATATTCCTCCATGAAATACGCCCTGTTTTTCATGGCTGAATATGCCAACATGGTGGTGATCTCCGCTATTGCAGCTACCCTGTTTCTCGGTGGTTGGGCCGGTCCCTTCCCTGGGCCAATCAATCTGCTGCTCAAGGTTTTTGCCTTCATGTTTTTCTTCATTTGGCTGCGTGCCACTATGCCCCGGGTACGTTATGACCAATTGATGTTTATCGGCTGGAAGGTGTTCATCCCTCTGGCATTGGCAAACGTCGTCGTTACCGGCATCGTCGTTCTCATGATGCAGTAATTTAAAACCTGACACGAGGATAGGCCCATGTTTAAAGAGTTTATTAAAGGTCTCAGCATCACCTTCAAGCATATGCTGCCGGGAAATTCGACTACGGTTCAATATCCGAAGGAGAAGTTGCCCACTTCGGATCGTTTTCGCGGACTACATCGTCTGGTCCCGACGCATGAGCGGGAAAAGTGCGTGGCATGCTATCTCTGCCCGACTGTTTGCCCTGCAAAATGTATTACCGTCGAATCGGCTGAAAACGAAAAGGGAGAAAAATATCCCAAAGTTTACCAGATCGATCTTCTGCGCTGCATTTTCTGCGGCTACTGCGTAGAGGCTTGCCCCGTTGAGGCGCTGGAGATGACCGGTGAATATGAACTTGCCAACTACAAGCGCGAAAACTTCACCTTCACCAAAGAGCGACTTCTCAAGTAACTGGTATAGGAGCTGAATCCATGGAACTTCTCTTTTTCTCTCTGGTCGCCTTTGTCGCGGTCCTTTCCGGAGTGATGGTGGTGACTTGCAAGAGCCCTATCAATAGCGCTCTTTCGCTCGTCATGACCTTCGTGTGCCTTGCTACCTTCTACATCATGCTCAATGCTCCCTTTATGGCCGCGATTCAGATCATGGTCTATGCTGGCGCCATTATTGTGCTGATTATCTTTGTCATCATGCTTCTTAACCTTGGCACTGCTACCATGAAAAAGACCTCTCATAGTCTGGCCTGGTCAGGCCTGGTGGCCCTGCTTCTTTTTATTCAGGCTGCTGTCTTTCTCAATCGCAGCAATGTCACTGGGCAAGTCGGCGAGGTGACGGGAGAGCTCGTAAACCAGGTTGGACATACCGAACTTCTTGGTCTAAGCCTTTTCACCGAGTTTCTTCTTCCCTTTGAAATTGCATCGATCCTGCTCCTCGTTGCCATTGTCGGTGCGTTGGTGCTGGCCAAAAAAGAAGTATAGTCACCAAAAGGACAGGAGATAGATCATGATTACCGTTCACCATTATCTTGTTATAAGTGCAATCCTGTTTTCACTGGGCACTTTCGGAGTATTGACAAGGAAAAATGCCATTGTCGTCTTTATGTGCATCGAACTGATGCTCAATGGGGTAAATCTTTCCTTTATTGCCCTTTCTCATTTTCTTGGAAATATGGATGGCCAGGTCTTTGTCTTCTTTGTCATGGCTGTTGCGGCATCAGAGGCAGCAATAGGGCTCGCTCTTATGATTGCATTTTTCCGGAACAAAGAGTCCATTGAGGTAGAAGACTTTAACCTTCTTAAATGGTAATTGCTCCCTGTACTATGGGTTAATCCGCTTAGAGGAGAGATAGATGTACGACAAACTGTGGCTTATACCATTCTTTCCCTTGCTGGGGTCCATCATTAACGGACTTTTCGGCTCGAAGATCAAGAATGAGAAGGTGATTGGGACCATCGGTACCCTGGCGATTGCCTCCTCCTTTGTGGTCTCAACCAATTACTTCCTTCAGCTTCTCAAAGACCCTGTTAAAGTTCATGAGAATGTGATCGCCTCCTGGATGTCCGTCGGCAATCTGCAGGTGGACTGGGGTTTTCTCCTCGACCCTTTGTCCGCACTGATGATCATGGTAGTCACCGGGGTTGGATCTCTTATTCATCTGTACTCCATTGGTTACATGCACGGGGAAGAAGGGTTTTTCAGATACTTTTCTTATCTGAACCTTTTTGCCTTTTCCATGCTGATGCTGGTACTTGGTAACAATGCCCTTGTCATGTTCATTGGCTGGGAGGGGGTTGGCCTCTGTTCGTACCTCCTGATTGGTTACTATTACCATAAGAAGAGCGCCGGAGACGCTGCCAAGAAGGCTTTTGTGGTCAATCGTATCGGGGACTTCGGTTTTCTGGTCGCACTCTTCATCCTGTTTTGGACGCTGGGCAACGATCATGGAGTATGGACCGTTAACTTTGTCGAGATTGCCAAGCACGGCCATCTTCTCGGAACCGGCAGTGTAGTTGTTACTCTCGTCACACTGTGCTTCTTCCTGGGTGCAACTGGTAAGTCGGCCCAGATTCCCCTTTACACCTGGTTGCCTGACGCGATGGAGGGTCCTACCCCCGTTTCGGCACTGATCCACGCCGCAACGATGGTTACCGCAGGTGTCTATATGATCGGCCGGATGAATGGTCTGTTCGCCATGGCTCCCGACACCATGATGGTTATCGCCATTGTCGGTGCGGCAACCGCAATTTTCGCCGCGAGCATAGGCCTGGCCCAGAACGATATCAAACGCGTCCTGGCCTATTCTACCGTCTCTCAGTTGGGCTACATGTTCCTGGCCATGGGTGTTGGCGCCTTCACCGCTGGTGTTTTTCACCTCATGACCCACGCATTTTTCAAAGCCTGTCTCTTCCTTGGCTCCGGTTCCGTTATCCATGCGATGCATCATGCCTATCATCATGCTCATTTGCATGACGATGCGCAGGATATGCGCAATATGGGTGGACTGGCCAAAAAGATGCCTATCACCTATCTGACTTTTCTGGTCTCTACCATTGCTATTGCCGGTATTCCTGGCTTCTCAGGCTTCTTTTCGAAGGATGAGATTCTCTGGTGGGCTTTCGGCTCCACTCGCGGGCACTGGCTCCTTTGGCTGGTTGGCGCCATTGCGGCCGGTATGACGGCCTTCTACATGTTCCGCCTCGTTTTCATGACCTTTCACGGGAAACAGCGTACTCATGTCAAGGCCAAAGACCATATTCATGAATCGCCCTTGGTTATCACCATCCCCCTGATGGTTCTGGGTGTTCTCGCTGTTTTTGGCGGCTATGTGGGTGTACCCGCCGTCATTGGGGAGCTGTTTGGTCACATCCCCAACAAGCTTGAGCATTTTCTGGCCCCTGTCTTCGCAGCCACTCAGGAGGCCCACCATATTTCTGCTCACGGATCTCACGCTCTTGAGTTCGGGCTAATGGGGGTTTCCGTTGGTATTGCCCTCGTAGGTATTGTCGGGGCCTGGTTCTTCTATCTGGCCAAACCCGAACTGCCCGGCAAGTTCGTGGCCGCCTTCCAGGGGCTCCATCGTGCCGTATTCAACAAATGGTATGTTGACGAACTTTATGACGCTCTTTTTGTCAACGCAACCAAGAAGGCCGGTACCTTCTTCTGGAAGGGTTTCGACGTCATCGTTGTCGATGGCATTGTTAATGGTCTTGGCCGGATTGTTAACCTCTGCTCCAGAGGGCTGCGTCTTACTCAGACCGGCTTTGTTCACAATTATGCCCTGAGCATGGTTGTTGGTGTCGTCATCATTGTTGGCTATTACGTCTTCAAATAAGTGGCGCTTAGATCTGCGATAGAAGTGAAATAAGGAGCGAATTCCAATGACCGAACATCTTCTCAGCCTGATGACCTTCTTCCCACTCGTTGGGATGCTGGCTCTGCTGTTCATTCCTAAGGAAAACAGCGGTTTGCTTAAAGGTTTTACGCTGGTGGTGACACTAATCACCTTTTTCATCAGTTTGCCGCTTGCTTTTGACGACGTTTTCAAAACCTCGGCTGCCATGCACTACACTGAATTTGCGCGCTGGATTAGCGTCGGCGACTTTTTTCAGATGAACTACAATGTCGGTGTTGACGGAATTAGCCTGTGGCTGGTTCTTCTCACTACCTTCATTATGCCCATCGCGATTCTTTCAACCTGGCAGGCTGTTGAAAAGAATGTCAAAGGCTATATGGCGGTCATGCTTCTGCTTGAAACAGCCATGCTGGGTGCCTTTATCTCCCTGGACCTCTTCCTCTTCTACATTTTCTGGGAATTGATGCTCATCCCCATGTACTTTATGATCGGTATCTGGGGTGGAAAAAATCGCATTTATGCCGCTGTAAAGTTTTTCATATTCACTGCCGTTGGCTCGCTGCTCATGCTGGTGGCTATCATTTTCGTTTATTATCAGGCTACCACGGCCGGTTTGGCTGACAACGGCTTCGCTATTGCCGACTTCTACAAGCTCTCCCTTGATCCCGCATTGCAGAAATGGCTTTTCCTGGCTTTTGCCTTCAGTTTCGCCATCAAGGTTCCCATGTTTCCGGTCCACACCTGGTTGCCTGACGCCCACACCGAAGCGCCCACTGCCGGTTCGGTAATCCTGGCCGCAATCCTGCTTAAAATGGGAACGTATGGATACGTGCGCTTCGCCATGCCTCTCTTTCCTGAGGCAACTCACCAGTTTATTCCCTTTCTGTCGCTGCTGGCGGTCATTGGCATCATTTACGGCGCTTTGGTAGCGATGATGCAGGATGACGTTAAAAAGCTGGTCGCCTACTCTTCCGTATCCCACCTTGGCTTCGTCATGCTTGGCATCTTTGCTCTTAATATGCAGGGTGTGGCTGGCGGTATGCTGCAGATGATCAATCATGGCATCTCGACTGGTGCACTGTTCCTCATCGTCGGCTTTATTTATGAACGCCGACACACTCGGGCTATTGCCGAGTTTGGGGGCATTGCCAAGGTCATGCCGATTTTCGCCACAATTTTCATGATTGTGACGTTCTCTTCTGTCGGCCTGCCCGGAACTAATGGATTCGTCGGTGAATTCCTGATTCTTATGGGCTCCTTTGAAAGCAAGTTGAGATGGTACGGAGTATTTGCCACTACCGGCGTTATTTTCGCCGCGGTTTATATGCTCTGGATGTTTCAGCGGGTTATGTTCGGCGAAGTCAAGAATCCTGAAAACGCCAAGCTTAAAGACCTGTCCATGCGTGAAGTTGTTCTTATGCTTCCGCTCCTGCTCTTTGTCTTCTGGATCGGTGTATATCCCAACACATTTCTTGAGAAGATGAACCCTGCCATCGAGCAGTTTATTGATCAGGTCAATGGTAAGCAGCAGGTCGCTATTGTGGAGCAAATTCAGCCTCAATATTTCGGCGAGCAAAACTAGGTCTCATAGCATACTTCCGTATAAAAACGCTTCCGAAGGAGCATTTCCATGGAAAATCTGGTGCAACAAGCCATTCAGTCCGTTAATTTCGGGGCGATCATGCCATCACTGGTCTTGACCTGTTTTGGTATGGTGACCCTGCTTGTAAGTGTTTTTTCCCGTCGGGGGCAAACAACGCACGTCGCCTGGATATCTGTTCTGGGTATCATTGTCACCGGCTTCTATTCCCTGGCCGCATGGAATAATCCCCAGACCGGCTTTTACGACAGCGTTGTTCTGGATAATTTTGCCACTTTTTTTAACATTACCTTTCTGGTCGCGGCCGGATTGACCATCCTGATGTCGGATGACTATCTCAAGCGTGAAGGGTATCCTATTGGTGAATATTATCCTCTGATTCTGTTTACCACCGCCGGTGCCATGTGGATGGCTTCTGGAAACGATCTGATGACCGTCTTCCTCGGGCTTGAGGTTCTGTCCATTTCCCTTTACGCTCTGGCTGGTTTGTTCCGTGGCCAAATCCAATCCAACGAAGCCGGTCTTAAATACTTTCTTCTTGGAGCGTTTTCCACCGGCTTTCTCCTTTATGGTATTGCCCTTACCTACGGTGTAACCGGTTCGACCAAAATTCAAACCATT
The sequence above is a segment of the Desulfuromonas sp. KJ2020 genome. Coding sequences within it:
- the nuoH gene encoding NADH-quinone oxidoreductase subunit NuoH; the encoded protein is MPELLSLSNNVPLFLAAMLVKILAVFVVLILIVAYATWVERKVIGHMQTRLGPMQTGWHGLLQPIADGLKLFFKEDIIPAEASKVPFVLAPMMILVPAFITVAVVPFGPDMEVFGYLVPLQITDLNVGILYVLAMAGLGVYGIVLAGWASNSKYSLLGGIRSSAQMVSYELAAGLSIVAVFMLAETLSLRGIVEAQSGAHPLFSFLPNWYILSQPLAFALFVVGSLAEINRTPFDLPEAETELVSGFCTEYSSMKYALFFMAEYANMVVISAIAATLFLGGWAGPFPGPINLLLKVFAFMFFFIWLRATMPRVRYDQLMFIGWKVFIPLALANVVVTGIVVLMMQ
- the nuoI gene encoding NADH-quinone oxidoreductase subunit NuoI, giving the protein MFKEFIKGLSITFKHMLPGNSTTVQYPKEKLPTSDRFRGLHRLVPTHEREKCVACYLCPTVCPAKCITVESAENEKGEKYPKVYQIDLLRCIFCGYCVEACPVEALEMTGEYELANYKRENFTFTKERLLK
- a CDS encoding NADH-quinone oxidoreductase subunit J encodes the protein MELLFFSLVAFVAVLSGVMVVTCKSPINSALSLVMTFVCLATFYIMLNAPFMAAIQIMVYAGAIIVLIIFVIMLLNLGTATMKKTSHSLAWSGLVALLLFIQAAVFLNRSNVTGQVGEVTGELVNQVGHTELLGLSLFTEFLLPFEIASILLLVAIVGALVLAKKEV
- the nuoK gene encoding NADH-quinone oxidoreductase subunit NuoK, coding for MITVHHYLVISAILFSLGTFGVLTRKNAIVVFMCIELMLNGVNLSFIALSHFLGNMDGQVFVFFVMAVAASEAAIGLALMIAFFRNKESIEVEDFNLLKW
- the nuoL gene encoding NADH-quinone oxidoreductase subunit L, giving the protein MYDKLWLIPFFPLLGSIINGLFGSKIKNEKVIGTIGTLAIASSFVVSTNYFLQLLKDPVKVHENVIASWMSVGNLQVDWGFLLDPLSALMIMVVTGVGSLIHLYSIGYMHGEEGFFRYFSYLNLFAFSMLMLVLGNNALVMFIGWEGVGLCSYLLIGYYYHKKSAGDAAKKAFVVNRIGDFGFLVALFILFWTLGNDHGVWTVNFVEIAKHGHLLGTGSVVVTLVTLCFFLGATGKSAQIPLYTWLPDAMEGPTPVSALIHAATMVTAGVYMIGRMNGLFAMAPDTMMVIAIVGAATAIFAASIGLAQNDIKRVLAYSTVSQLGYMFLAMGVGAFTAGVFHLMTHAFFKACLFLGSGSVIHAMHHAYHHAHLHDDAQDMRNMGGLAKKMPITYLTFLVSTIAIAGIPGFSGFFSKDEILWWAFGSTRGHWLLWLVGAIAAGMTAFYMFRLVFMTFHGKQRTHVKAKDHIHESPLVITIPLMVLGVLAVFGGYVGVPAVIGELFGHIPNKLEHFLAPVFAATQEAHHISAHGSHALEFGLMGVSVGIALVGIVGAWFFYLAKPELPGKFVAAFQGLHRAVFNKWYVDELYDALFVNATKKAGTFFWKGFDVIVVDGIVNGLGRIVNLCSRGLRLTQTGFVHNYALSMVVGVVIIVGYYVFK
- a CDS encoding NADH-quinone oxidoreductase subunit M, which gives rise to MTEHLLSLMTFFPLVGMLALLFIPKENSGLLKGFTLVVTLITFFISLPLAFDDVFKTSAAMHYTEFARWISVGDFFQMNYNVGVDGISLWLVLLTTFIMPIAILSTWQAVEKNVKGYMAVMLLLETAMLGAFISLDLFLFYIFWELMLIPMYFMIGIWGGKNRIYAAVKFFIFTAVGSLLMLVAIIFVYYQATTAGLADNGFAIADFYKLSLDPALQKWLFLAFAFSFAIKVPMFPVHTWLPDAHTEAPTAGSVILAAILLKMGTYGYVRFAMPLFPEATHQFIPFLSLLAVIGIIYGALVAMMQDDVKKLVAYSSVSHLGFVMLGIFALNMQGVAGGMLQMINHGISTGALFLIVGFIYERRHTRAIAEFGGIAKVMPIFATIFMIVTFSSVGLPGTNGFVGEFLILMGSFESKLRWYGVFATTGVIFAAVYMLWMFQRVMFGEVKNPENAKLKDLSMREVVLMLPLLLFVFWIGVYPNTFLEKMNPAIEQFIDQVNGKQQVAIVEQIQPQYFGEQN